From the Argentina anserina chromosome 3, drPotAnse1.1, whole genome shotgun sequence genome, the window TCACCCACCCGCTCATGTGCTACAGCAACCGGATTCGGGTTCTCGGATCGTGTAACGGCCTGTTGTGCATCTGCAACGTGGCGGAGGACATCGCGCTGTGGAGCCCGTGGATTCGGAAGTACAGGATCCTGCCTTCTCTGCCGTCGGATCGGAAGAGGGATAAAGGTATGTGTCTTTGCGGAGCTAGGGTTTATGGAATGGGATACGACGCCGTTAATGATGACTATAAACTCGTCAGGATTTCACAGTTTGTCGGATGGGACTCGGCGTCGTTTGAGAGTGAGGTGACGGTGTTTAGTCTGAGGAGGAGAGAGTGGAGGAAGGTGGACGACATGCCGTTTTTGCTGTGCTACACTCGAAAAATGGGGATTTTCTCAAACGGATGTGTGCATTGGGTGGTGACACGGACTGAGCAGTTGGATAAACCCGCAAGCGAGGTGGTGGCTGGATTTGATGTAGTGAATGAGACTTTCAGGGAGGTGCCGATGCCGGAGATGGATAGGAAGTGTCAGATTAGTGTGGGGCATTTGGAAGGATGGTTATGCATTGTGGCGAAATATGAGGGCGTCGGTGTTGATGTTTGGAGTATGAAACAATATGGGGTTAAGGAGTCTTGGTGTAAGTTGTTTACTGTTAAACAGGTGCAAGGGGTGGGAAGGCTTAAGAGTATTAGGCCTCTTATTTATTCCAAGAACGGACGACAAGTTTTGCTGGAACTGAATCATGAGGAACTTGTTTGGTTTGACTTGGAAGGACAGATGGTCAATAGTGTTAAGATTCGAGGCTTGCCGGATTTCTTTGAGGCTACAGTTTGTGCGGAGACCCTTGTGTCGGTTGACCCTAGTAAACGAGAGGATAGGGAGACAGtgggaaagaagaaaaagaaaaggtcgGTGGCGTGATTTCGTACTAGAAAACTTTCTTGCCttaattcaaaaacaaaatacatgTTAATGTGTATTGATTGGTTTGTCTTTTACTAGGATGTGTATTTTTTGTCAGTACCTCATGAGTTTGCCCTTGTTTGTAATAGGGATGATTTCCTCGCTGAAGGCTTCAAGTTAGTGTTATAAACAACACACAACACACAACACAAAACTTAGGAGAAGAAGGTGCAGAGAAGATCAGAAAAGGTAAACTGAGTCGAGCATGATACCGTGAGCTCATTAGCTGCAATATTTTATGTCTACTGTCAAAGTTTCTGGCAGCGTTGAAGATGAAGGTCAGGATCATGCTAGCACTGACATCTTTGTGAGCTAAAAGGCTAGGGCATTTACCTCACAAGACTTGGAACCGAAGTTTTAATCTGATCGTAGGCATACCACGTGCGCATTTCTTCCACATACACCAGCTAGCTAATCAAACCAAGAATAAAGAAAGACTCTCTCTGTAAGATAACATTCCCACTTTCAGATGTAGTTTCTGCCGTTGACTCCTACTGAATGCGTTTTTGAATGTAATGATACTTCTATTTTAAAGTTTGGTATGCATACATGAGCTTCTGTAGATTTAGCCTGTTCTTATGAACTAAAGCAGTGTTAGACTGTTAGTTCTAGCTTGTTCTCATGAAAGCAGTGTTTGGAAAATTGTTTGTTCATGTAAGGAAGTGTttggaaaattgaaaattgttgACAGGCATATGATAGTATCAACATAAAGATTTGACGTATGTACTCAGATGGTCGTGAATGAAATGCATACATCTCTCTTTAATCTTTTCTGGTTTCTGCTCAATCAGTGATCATCAGTGTAACTAAGTAATGACAAGAGGTACTTGTAATTGGTCATTCTTTTATTACTTTTGTGTGTCCAAAACTCCGCCAttgtctttttcttcttttttgtgcTGTTGTTTTTCCTGTGGAAAAAGGCGGTCCATCTGAAAAACTGTTTGAAATTCCACATTTTGAATCGAAGGAGTCCTTCAATCACAGAATTGGAGCTTGTTTTTAAGGTGCCTCTGTCTCATAGAATATTGATGAGTTTATTTTAAATCTTTGGTCATATTTTAAATAAAGCCAATTTTGAAATGTCACCATGATCTCATATGAATTCTCGGCTTGAAATAATTTTCTACTCGGCCTTTGTCAGCCTACAATCTAAGTCATGTAAATTAGTAAAGGATTGAGCAAAGTGCAATACGATGCCTTGCAGATGTTAGTCTGATGTTAGGCATTGATTATCATAACATCCCTTGATCTCATTACTTCATTACTGTATCTTGGAATCTTGGCAGACTTAATAGAGCATACATGGGTCACAGTTCGTTACCATATATGAAGATCTTATGTATGCTGCTTAGACTGGCTTTCTGAACTTGTAGATCACGACTTAGTGCAGCAGTATCACTGCAAATGCATTGGAGGTTAGTTAGTGGTCTAGGAATGGTATCTGCAAAGGTAAAAGGCATGAATATTGGAAAATGAAGAGCAAGTGCAGATGAAAAGGAGATGAAGCAACCAAGAAATTGGTCTTACTTGACAGAAGGATAGAGGTTAAAACTTCACATCTCCTTTACAGATCCGTTCACACACACAGAAAACACTACGTAGTTTACCAACTTTATTCCAGCTTTTCTATTCTATGCCTTTGGCCCCATATGTTTTCAGAGTTTAAACTCATCGTCCCAAAACTTGAAATAATGGAGTGGACGTGGTGAATTTTTGAGAACTTTTATTATGGTCTGGTCCGGCCGTACGGGGCATTGGAATATTAAGATTCAAGACGGAACATATGTGAATTTCAATTGATGTAAAACTTGAAATGTATAATGCTCTAAATGTTGCTTCAGTGTGAACCTCTAGAAATAGAACTATGTAGTCATGGTTCATGCGTTTTGTGTTCATACTAAGTTAATATTCGTGAAGTCGTGGTTGATGGGTTAGGTTGCTTAACTTACATCATCGAGGTTATTGGTTCAAATCTTATCGACAAAGGTAAGGATGAGGTACGTTAAACAAATTTATTAagaatttattttcaaaaaagtTAACTTGTTAAAAACCCTCGACGGATCTACCATGTAAAATCAGCAATTCATCACAGTTAAAACTTTTGGGACCCCAGCATAGTCCTAGGATTCCTAAGTCACCAATTGTAGTTTGATTCTGTCTTTTTTGTGAACCATTTGTCTGGTTGATCTTTAGTCAAATGCATTCACATATGCTCAGTTTTAGCACATTGTCAAACTAAAACAATTTACCGTTACTAGAAACTAGAAAATGCAAATTCTGTCTTAAAGAGTATTATGTTAAAACAAAACCCCGCGGTGCAAGAGAACACCCTTGTGGTGGTGTTGCGTCATGTTCTGCAGCGCGCCCTCGCCGTCGTCGGATGGGTTTTTGTTGATTTCTTGTTGGTCTAGTGTGCGCCGGTTCCATAGCTTCATATGAGTTGGGATCATGTGTGGTGGCTACTAGATGGAGGAGTGGTCGGCTAGTTTTTGGTCTTTTCTTCACATGGCTAACAACAGACGGTGCTGACATCGTCGGTGCGTGGACGGATAGATGGCGGTGAGCATGTGGAGGTGCGGCATGGGTCGAATCTGATCTGATATGTGTGGTGCCTCTTGGGTTCAATTTGGGGAGAAGTGAGGCGACTATGGCCACCGTTTGTCTTTGGAGGGTAGGAATGGTGCGACTTGGATGGGGGCAGTCAAGCTGATGTGGTGGAGGGGTGGCGCATGGAGTGCTTCTCTAGTGGTCGCTGATGTGAGGTGGTATCATGCTTGGCCAACGGTTTGCTCATCTAGGAACAAAGTTTGGGTTTGGGCTCTCTTCGCGGGCCTAACtctaattaatattttatgttatttgtgttttagtttagtttaatatttattttaagttaatAAGTTCCTGTAGGAGAAATCGGGCTTCGTGTCTGTGTGTGCACTCTTTGTGTCTTGTCTGCTCTTACATAGGCGGCGAGTTCCTTGCTTTGTCAAATGATTGTTGTCGTCTAGTGGCAAGGTGAGACAAAGTGTTGTCGGATTGATCTTCTCGCGAAAACATAGTTGGAGAACTGCTGTTTTGGATATTAGGATATGTAACTACTGCTTCATTGTTGTTAGAGTCTCATATCTATTGTCATCTCCATTATATCACCGTTGTTTCAAAGCAAATAGAGTTGTCATTAGAGTAGTACTCTTTACTAGTTGGTGCTTTGTTTAATACTTGTTTGTAGGGAAATTCTATGGTGCAGCGTTGCATGCGTGCAACGCCTCTAATCTACCATTCATACATCTTATGGACCCCACGTGCATTTTAAGACACCCTCCATCCACCGTTGGATTCAGTATATATGGTATGCAGTGCTGCACCATAGACGAATCCCCTGTTTGTAGGGATCGTTGATATTATGTCAAGTCTTGGTAATCATGGGTTTAAGTTTCACGTCTCCCACTTGTATTCGAcagtttcattaatgaaaattTGAGAATAACCGCACTAGCCCCCTATAcaaaaaaaactagaaaatgCATCTCCAGGAAAAGAAGAGCATTACGAAGCTCATTACGAAAGAAGGAAAGTGCATTAGAATACACTTTTCTTATTTAGTAACACATCTCAGCGGTTTCAAGTACCTTTTCACTCAATGATGAAATATCAAAGGACATGAAATGTACCTTAaaatttgaattaaaaaaaaatccaatttTATAAAGTATTCGCTCAAATTTTCTAATATATCACACTAGAAAAATGTGCATATCAGTCCATCAGAGCCGTTGAGCTTGAAAAAGGAGGGAAGTTTTCGTGAGACGCTCCGTAGCTTAACCTCCCGCCACCGAGAGAACTAGGGGAcagtttcattttcatattattcGGTCAGACGAGGGGTAGTTTGGTAAATGgagtaaatataaatacaacCATCATGATAATAGCGTGGGATTACAGTCCGCTTTGTAGATGACGGCTCTGAAGCCCAGGCGTGAGACGACGACCACTTCCCGATCACCACCGAATTCCACCTCACCTTCCTTCCCCGCCCCTCCGATTTCAGTTTCCCTTTGATCGATTCTCGAGCCCAGTCACTGAGGTGGGGGGCTGTGATTTCACGCGCCAACGCCTGTGGGCAGGAGAGAAACAGAAAGATTGAGAGGACCGAGAACCGGTTGGCGGGTGGGGCCCACCTGTAAATGTCCGGCAACAGCCCCGTCGTCGATTGCGCGGCGCACCAGCGCGGCAGCGGCAGCGACAGCGGCGCGGTGGTGGCCGCGGCGCGTCTGTCGTCCAAGAGAAAGCTGGACGACTATGGCGGCCCGACGTTCTCCGACGACGAGGACGACGCCGTCGTCTCTGACCTAGTCCACGTCAGGATGAGGAAGGACGAGCCCAACGCCGTCGATTCATCCTCCACCGGCGCCGCAGCGGCGACGCAGCCTCAGTCCTCGCCGCACCTCAATTCCAATTCGCGGCTCCCCAACACCCGATCGGGAGCCGCCGCCTCCCTGGCCGAGTCGACTCGCCGCGAGCTGACTCGGTCCTGGCCGATGCTCCAGTTCTTCATCAAAACGATCTCCGGCGGCAACACCCTTGTAATCCAGGCCCACGCGCACGACTCCGTGAAGACTCTCCACGAGCGGATAGAGGCGATCACCCGCATTCCGGCGACGGAGCAGAGGCTCATTTACAGAGGCAAGCAGCTGCAGTGGGAACACTCGCTGGCCCAGTGCTCAATCCAGAACGACGCCAGCTTGCAGCTCGTCGGCCGCCTCCGGAGCACTCACCACCCGCAGGCCTGGCAGGTCCTGGAGGACCTTG encodes:
- the LOC126786589 gene encoding F-box protein CPR1-like, whose amino-acid sequence is MKSADKESSTDAEHRQIQTFLAELPPEVIINILSRLHVGRLLCLRSVAKPWRSLIDSSYFKNLHLHHSTQSKSNLTLILRKDSDLFCVDFDSLNDAVELTHPLMCYSNRIRVLGSCNGLLCICNVAEDIALWSPWIRKYRILPSLPSDRKRDKGMCLCGARVYGMGYDAVNDDYKLVRISQFVGWDSASFESEVTVFSLRRREWRKVDDMPFLLCYTRKMGIFSNGCVHWVVTRTEQLDKPASEVVAGFDVVNETFREVPMPEMDRKCQISVGHLEGWLCIVAKYEGVGVDVWSMKQYGVKESWCKLFTVKQVQGVGRLKSIRPLIYSKNGRQVLLELNHEELVWFDLEGQMVNSVKIRGLPDFFEATVCAETLVSVDPSKREDRETVGKKKKKRDDFLAEGFKLVL